The nucleotide sequence GATGGCACTTATTATGACATTACACTAAATTACGTAGATGTTATTACATCACCTTTTCATAACCTCTTATCCTCACTGTACATTCTCTATATTCTCTATTTTTCACCCCGCGTACCCAAAACGCAGCATGAAGGGGCTCAGTAAAGGTGGcggtgaaggtgtgtaagtgtctgatTGGGTCACCCATCTCATAGAAGGCCAGCTGCCCGGCCTCATAGTCAAGATCTATCCTCACTCTATGGCAGGAAACATTGTGGTGTAGGTGGGTATGTTTACAGTCATGTCTCATAAAAAACATATCTTTAAACCCCCATAGACCCCAGGACTTACTGCTCGACCCGATGACTGACAGTTCTCCCTTTCTCTCTATGCTGGGATAACACACCCCGACCACCCAGCCTGAAGATCTACTCATCTCCACCTCCCAATGATGTCGCCCTGAAGAAAAACTGTTGATGCTTAAAACTTGATAAGTCTGAAACCTCTGGGGCATTTCGGGTCGATTCTGTCTTTCTTCTGACCAGGAGATGGTCTTCAGGTCTTTGGCTATGTGGAGATTATTGGATGCCGTGTTTATGTCCAGCAATAGATCTGTAGGATCATTATGGTCATTGGATTTCTGCACGATGTTCATCACACTAGATAAACCCACATGTAAAGTCTGTAAGATCCGACCCTCATCCAGATCTCCCAGCGCATAAGTCTCTTTATCGTGCTCATCGTCTTCAGTCTCGATATCATAGAAGTAACTTTCTTCTGATTTTTGTAGGACCAGTATTGGGTCAATGATTTCACGCAGCTGCCATACGTGGTCCATCTTACTGTACAACACGTCCATCTCAATTTCCAAATCTTTGACCAGATCAGAGACCGAGAGCGTCACATGTTCTGCTTGTCTGGAGACGTCACTCTGGACCTTGTTGACCAGAACCTGCACCTCTATTTTCATGGTGTTGAGTCTTCTGATGAGACTCCTTGCCTGTGCCTGGATCTTCATGTCGTGCCTCTTGAGACTCTGGATCTTTTCCTCAGCTCTTTCACTCTTAAAAGACAGTTTCTCAAGGACTTTTCTTAATGTCTCCTTTTGACTCTTGGCCACATCATCCAGGGACTGTGTGTGATGACCATTGAGCTCACAATCCTGCTTGCATGTCGCACACAGACACGCCGCGTCCACAGGGCAGAAaaactctagcactttctggtGGACGGAACATTTTCTGTACTCCAGGGACGTTGTGGGCTCAGAGGAGACGTGTTTTGGTGACTTACTGTGGAATTGGAGGTGATGGTCACAAAGGAAAGCTTTGCAGTGCTGGCAGCAGATAACAGCCGGTACCTGAGATGGCATACAGTAGACACAGACGGAGTTGGCTTCCTCAGGGCTTAGCTGCAATGAGTGGAAGCGTTGGGTTATGTTACTAAGGGCTGTGTTCTTCCGTAGAACCGGACGCTCTTGTAGATCTTCTCTGCATTCAGGACAGGTGTAGACCCCAGCTTCCTCCTGAATATCCATCAGGTTAGCAATGCATGTCTGGCAGAAGTTGTGCCCACATCTCAGGGTGACCGGATCCGTATAGATGTGCAGGCAGATGGAGCAGATCAGCTCATCCCTCAGATCAGCAGATGCCATCTCGGAGAGCAGGAGTGGGGAACAGCTCCAAGAAAATCTTATTAAATACTCAGATGACATAGATGGAATTCACATAATGGGAGAGCCAAGAATTTTAATAGTCTTACAAGGAAACTAAAAGGTGATTACCGATAACTCACTTCTCTTCCGGATCATAAGTGTGAAGGCAGGTGGAGATCCCCTTGGTGAAACAAGGTCACAAATTTTGGAGCCAGGATGAAAATGGTTAACCCTGGATCAAAATTCAAAGCTGACCAACCATACACAATAAAGCCATCCAAACCCGCTCATTTTGGTCGGATCGGCCAACTACTTGTATACAactaagtgtatgggggcctcatgTCTCCCCCCAACAGCAGATATCGGAGGAGGGCAGagttgggcatgttggatttcaatatGCCTGATCTTTATGCTCTTCTAGAGATAAGCTTCCAAGTTTTAAGAATAGAGTCCCCCGGACTGTAATGTGGATAAGGAATAACGTTGTATCTATACTGTATCCAGAGAATGTCATCAATCTGATCTGGGAATCCTAGATGGGGCCAGTTATTGATAATCAGTATACGAGGGAATATGGAGGGAACTCATTCAAGGGCTATTGTATTTCAAAAACATTTCTGAAGACCATCAAACTAAGTGAATAGGCCTGTTCCGCGCATGCAGCTAATTGCAGCTAAATCAAAAGTAAAACCAGCTTAAACTCTGTTGCAATGTGCCTAGTACTGACCTCCGTGGTAACAAACCTCCGTTAATATTCGGAAGTAtagaaataataagaaaaaattgGAGGGGAAAAGACTACATTAAAAAACAGCAAAGATACGAGGAGGCAGATACTAACGACGGGTCCTCCGAAACATGTTGAGGTGTTTTGTCTCCCATTGGCTTCAGTAGTTTGTGATATTACACTACCCGGCATAAGACTTTGCATTGCAAGTGTTGCACGCgctaccggccggagcgtgtCCCTTGTGAAGAGGATACATCAATAAAGTGAACAGACCGCATTCCTCTCTAGCGATCACTGCAGCTTAGTGTGTGGATTGCAAGTTTCTCTGACGATCACAGGGGGAGACACGTAAAGGATTACCTGGCTGATCTCAACTCGGATGGAGGTTTCTTACCGCAGAGGTCAGTACTAGGCACATTGCTACAGTGTTAAAAGGGGTTTTACTTTTCACTTAGTTCCGTTTAGCTGCATGCGTGGAACgggcagggccatattaccagctgctgctgccctaggcactaaacctgaagacgccccatcttggggagcgtgggggagcaaggtttcagccacatgcatctctctacatgtagaatcgcgtttttcatgttttttaatggcttaaaacataaaccAATTTCCTCATTGAATCAATGATAGAGCGGCCTGCATATTgcctgagggaattctcacctaAGGATTGGCAGATTGGTAGGTAACAGCTCTCACatttaacacagccataccagacctgaccaataccaccatactgtgactggataacaccgccataccagacctgaccaatacggccatactgtgactggataacaccgccataccagacctgaccattaccaccatactgtgactggataacaccgccacaccagacctgaccattaccaccatactgtgactgggtaacaccaccatcctccatcctcctccccccccccccccataccagacctgaacaatactgccacactgtgactggataacagagccataccagacctgaccattaccaccatactgtgactggataacacagccataccagacctgaccaataccaccatactgtgattggataacactgccataccagacctgaccattaccaccatactgtgactgggtaacaccgccacactagacctgaccaataccaacatactgtgactggataacaccgccataccagacctgaccaatgccg is from Dendropsophus ebraccatus isolate aDenEbr1 chromosome 14, aDenEbr1.pat, whole genome shotgun sequence and encodes:
- the LOC138771901 gene encoding E3 ubiquitin/ISG15 ligase TRIM25-like, coding for MASADLRDELICSICLHIYTDPVTLRCGHNFCQTCIANLMDIQEEAGVYTCPECREDLQERPVLRKNTALSNITQRFHSLQLSPEEANSVCVYCMPSQVPAVICCQHCKAFLCDHHLQFHSKSPKHVSSEPTTSLEYRKCSVHQKVLEFFCPVDAACLCATCKQDCELNGHHTQSLDDVAKSQKETLRKVLEKLSFKSERAEEKIQSLKRHDMKIQAQARSLIRRLNTMKIEVQVLVNKVQSDVSRQAEHVTLSVSDLVKDLEIEMDVLYSKMDHVWQLREIIDPILVLQKSEESYFYDIETEDDEHDKETYALGDLDEGRILQTLHVGLSSVMNIVQKSNDHNDPTDLLLDINTASNNLHIAKDLKTISWSEERQNRPEMPQRFQTYQVLSINSFSSGRHHWEVEMSRSSGWVVGVCYPSIERKGELSVIGSSSKSWGLWGFKDMFFMRHDCKHTHLHHNVSCHRVRIDLDYEAGQLAFYEMGDPIRHLHTFTATFTEPLHAAFWVRGVKNREYRECTVRIRGYEKVM